In a genomic window of Erigeron canadensis isolate Cc75 chromosome 5, C_canadensis_v1, whole genome shotgun sequence:
- the LOC122599078 gene encoding alkane hydroxylase MAH1-like → MLILFIVLLIFGVMYLYRNRRLPISWPFFGMTPDILLNCHRIHDFATDFLKVNDGTFLLKGPWFANVDMLVTSDPANIHHMLSKNFPNYPKGPNFRNIFDILGDGIFNSDHELWEVHRKTTMSSVFKHPDFHTLLETNIINKINNGLLPLLESISLNHLETDLQEIFQRFTFDAICLLLLDYDPKSLSPHLPIIPCEKAFTYAEEALLWRHILPEKVWKLQQKFRLGKEKKMIEAWKAFDEFIYKCLSQKVEEDKETRLLTSLVRGFEGQNGTSGDPRKFLKDTILNLMIAGRDTTSTALSWFFYLLAQNPRIEKKIRQEIEYQLGGREWQSLGAKELGGLVYLHGGICEALRLYPPVAFEHKSPSEPDILPSGHVVDKHTRIILSFYSMGRMEEMWGDDCMDFKPERWFSQRGIKHQPSYKFTAFHAGPRTCLGKEMGLIQMKMVASVIIYHYSVELVEGHKVRPSDSIILQMKHGLKVRLFPINSQA, encoded by the exons ATGCTTATCCTTTTCATTGTCTTGCTGATTTTTGGGGTCATGTATCTTTACCGCAATAGGCGTCTCCCTATTAGTTGGCCCTTTTTCGGCATGACACCCGATATCCTCCTAAACTGCCACCGTATCCATGATTTCGCCACTGATTTCCTCAAAGTTAATGATGGTACATTCTTGCTCAAAGGTCCTTGGTTTGCCAATGTAGACATGTTAGTAACCTCTGACCCTGCCAACATTCACCATATGTTAAGCAAGAATTTCCCAAACTATCCCAAAGGCCCCAACTTTCGTAACATCTTTGATATACTTGGAGATGGCATTTTTAACTCTGATCACGAGTTATGGGAAGTCCATAGAAAAACAACCATGTCTTCTGTATTCAAACACCCTGACTTTCATACTCTTCTTGAAACaaatatcatcaacaaaatcaacAATGGGCTTCTTCCTCTTCTAGAATCCATCTCATTGAATCACCTTGAGACGGATTTGCAAGAAATATTTCAGAGGTTCACTTTTGATGCTATCTGTTTATTGCTTTTAGATTATGACCCGAAAAGCTTGTCCCCCCATTTGCCGATCATTCCATGCGAGAAAGCCTTCACGTACGCTGAAGAAGCTCTCTTGTGGAGACATATTCTACCCGAAAAGGTGTGGAAGTTGCAACAAAAATTCAGACTGGGGAAGGAGAAAAAGATGATTGAAGCTTGGAAGGCTTTtgatgaatttatatacaagtgTTTGTCTCAAAAAGTG GAAGAGGATAAGGAGACCAGGTTGTTAACTTCTTTGGTTAGAGGTTTTGAAGGACAAAATGGAACTTCTGGTGACCCGAGGAAGTTTCTAAAAGACACGATACTCAATCTGATGATTGCCGGGAGAGACACCACAAGCACAGCTCTCTCTTGGTTCTTTTATCTTCTTGCTCAAAACCCGCGTATAGAGAAGAAGATCCGACAAGAGATTGAGTACCAATTAGGTGGTCGTGAATGGCAAAGTCTAGGTGCAAAAGAGTTAGGAGGACTAGTTTATCTTCATGGAGGTATATGTGAAGCGTTAAGGTTGTATCCACCTGTTGCATTTGAGCACAAGTCTCCATCTGAGCCGGACATCCTTCCAAGCGGTCATGTTGTCGATAAGCACACCAGGATAATTCTGTCTTTTTATTCAATGGGAAGAATGGAAGAGATGTGGGGGGATGATTGCATGGATTTTAAGCCAGAGAGATGGTTTTCTCAAAGAGGGATAAAACACCAACCGTCTTACAAATTCACCGCGTTTCATGCTGGTCCGAGGACATGCTTGGGTAAGGAAATGGGATTGATTCAAATGAAAATGGTGGCGAGTGTCATCATTTACCATTACAGTGTGGAGCTGGTCGAGGGTCATAAAGTTCGTCCAAGTGATTCCATTATACTTCAAATGAAACATGGCCTGAAGGTGAGGCTTTTCCCTATCAATTCACAAGCTTAA